In the genome of Hymenobacter cellulosivorans, one region contains:
- a CDS encoding enoyl-CoA hydratase/isomerase family protein, whose protein sequence is MDNLPTQELEALRYIRYETRDAIGYITLNRPEKRNALSYDVVSELKEAFEFAEEDESCKVIVLRAEGAAFCAGADLGYIQELQGFGYTDNLADSTHLMQLFHQIYTLKKVVIGEVQGHALAGGCGLATICDFAFAVPEAKFGYTEVKIGFLPAIVSVFLVRKIGEARTKQLLLTGDVISAQAAADFGLVNFLVPKEELADKVYAFARRLCVENSGQSMELTKEMLARIPEMALEDSLRYAAQMNAEARGSLDCRRGIAAFLSKEKISWDN, encoded by the coding sequence ATGGATAATTTGCCTACTCAAGAGCTAGAAGCGCTGCGCTACATTCGTTACGAAACCCGCGACGCCATTGGCTATATCACCCTCAACCGTCCCGAAAAGCGCAATGCCCTCAGCTACGACGTTGTGTCGGAGCTTAAGGAAGCGTTTGAATTTGCCGAGGAAGATGAATCGTGCAAAGTAATTGTGCTGCGGGCCGAGGGAGCCGCCTTCTGCGCCGGTGCCGATCTGGGCTACATTCAGGAGCTGCAGGGCTTTGGCTACACCGATAACCTGGCCGACTCTACCCACCTGATGCAGCTGTTTCACCAGATTTACACCCTCAAAAAGGTGGTAATCGGGGAGGTGCAGGGCCACGCCCTGGCCGGTGGCTGCGGCCTGGCTACCATCTGCGACTTTGCCTTTGCCGTGCCCGAGGCCAAGTTTGGCTACACAGAGGTGAAAATCGGTTTTCTGCCCGCCATCGTCAGCGTGTTTCTGGTGCGCAAGATAGGAGAGGCCCGTACCAAGCAGCTGCTGCTCACCGGCGACGTTATTTCGGCCCAGGCGGCGGCCGACTTTGGCCTAGTCAACTTCCTGGTGCCCAAGGAAGAGCTGGCCGATAAAGTGTATGCGTTTGCCCGCCGTCTGTGCGTCGAAAACTCCGGGCAGAGCATGGAGCTGACCAAGGAAATGCTGGCCCGCATCCCGGAAATGGCATTGGAAGATAGTCTGCGCTACGCGGCCCAGATGAATGCCGAAGCCCGCGGTTCCCTTGACTGCCGCCGCGGTATTGCGGCCTTTTTGAGCAAGGAGAAAATAAGCTGGGACAACTAA
- a CDS encoding sterol desaturase family protein: MTTWAAVAVTTATFLGMEFVAWFMHKYVLHGALWFLHRSHHVRHPHHFERNDFFFLFYGALSMGGIMYGSDEKSWPFWVGIGIAAYGTVYFFVHDVLIHGRLRFWRKSSNKYLRALNMAHKMHHKTTGRDGSEEFGMLWVSPKYLELARRKPAPARSGRNVSTSSNS, translated from the coding sequence ATGACAACGTGGGCAGCCGTGGCCGTCACGACGGCTACTTTTCTGGGAATGGAGTTCGTCGCCTGGTTTATGCACAAATACGTGCTGCACGGCGCATTGTGGTTTTTGCACCGCTCCCACCATGTGCGGCACCCGCACCATTTTGAGCGCAACGACTTTTTCTTCCTGTTTTACGGGGCCCTGTCTATGGGCGGTATTATGTACGGCTCCGACGAGAAAAGCTGGCCATTCTGGGTCGGAATCGGTATTGCCGCCTATGGCACGGTGTACTTCTTCGTGCACGACGTGCTGATTCACGGCCGGCTCCGGTTCTGGCGTAAGTCGAGCAACAAATACCTGCGGGCGCTGAACATGGCGCATAAAATGCACCATAAAACCACCGGCCGCGATGGTTCAGAAGAGTTTGGCATGCTCTGGGTTTCGCCGAAGTATCTCGAACTGGCACGGCGTAAGCCCGCTCCAGCACGGTCGGGCAGAAACGTATCTACTTCATCAAATTCGTAG